GGATGGCCCGCACCCCGTGCTCGACCACGGTCAGCAGCTCGGGCTCGCGCAGCTCCCGGGCGATCAGCACGATGCGCTGCGCGCCACCGCGCGAGATCTTGCGCAGTTCGGCGGCGGAGGCCTCGTCGACCTGGTCGAGGAGTACGACGGCGACGGAGCCCTCCGCGGCCGGCTCACCGTCGGCCGGTTGCTCGACGAGCTGGACGGCGGGCTGGTGCCGCAGATGGCTGGCGACCCCGGCCCGGCTCAGCGGATCGGATGCGTGCACGGTCACGGTGACGCGTTGCGCGTGCATGTGCGGTACCTGTCCCTCCCGGTGCGTCTTGAGACGCCAGGCTGACAGTTCTTGATCAACGATCGATTGATGGCCGATCAACGCATCGCCCCACCGGCCCCGGGCCGCATGTTCCGGTCCGTCAGTAATGCCGCAGTAACGCGCTCCTCGTAGCTTCGCGCACCATCCTGGTCGTGCTTGCGGTTCACCGCCGTATTTCGGAAGTCCGGCCGGGTTGTCGTGCCCCTGACCCCGGAGGAGCTCCCGCCCATGTATCAGTCCAGCAGCCCCAGACGCCGCGGCGTCGCGTGGGCGGCGTCCGCGTTCACGGCGCTCGCCGTGCTCGGCTCGGCGCCGTCCGCCGTCGCCGCCGGAGGCGACGGGTCCGCCCCGGCCGCCACCGCCAAGGTCGACTCCGCTCTGCGCGACGCCGTCGCCAAGGGCAAGGAGTCGACCTTCTTCGTCGTACTGAAGCAGCAGGCCGACCTGTCGGCAGCCCGGGGCAAGCGCGCGCACAAGGACAAGGCGAAGACCGCCTTCTCCTCCCTGCGCACCGAGGCGAACAGCTCGCAGAAGTCGCTCGCCTCCTTCCTCGACAAGAAGAAGGTCGGGCACGAGTCGTTCTGGATCGTCAACGCCGTCAAGGTGACCGGTGACCAGAAGCTCGTCGACGAGCTGGCCAAGCGCTCGGACGTCGAGAGCATCGTCAAGGAGCAGACGCACCAGCTCGACAGGACCGAGGCCGTCCCGTCGCCGGGCACCAAGGTCGACGCCGACTCCGGTGCGACCACCGTCACCCCCGAGTGGGGCGTCAAGGACATCAAGGCCGACCAGGTCTGGGACCAGTACGAGGACCGCGGCGAGGGCATCGTCATCGCCAGCGTCGACTCGGGTGTGCAGTACGACCACCCGGCGCTGGTGGGCAACTACCGGGGCAATCTGGGCGACGGCACCTTCAGTCACGACTACAACTTCGCCGACTTCACCGGCGAGTGCACCACCGCCGCGCCCTGTGACAAGAACGGCCACGGCACGCACACCATGGGCACAATGGTCGGCTCCGGCGGTGTCGGCATCGCGCCCGGCGCCAAGTGGATGGCCGCCAAGGCGTGCGACTCCGCGGGGCACTGCGACGACTCCGAGCTGCTCGCGGCCGGCCAGTGGATCCTCGCGCCGACCGACCACGACGGGCAGAACCCGCGCCCCGATCTCGCGCCCGACATCGTCAACAACTCCTGGGGCGGCGGCGACACGAGCTTCTACCAGGACATCGTCCAGGCCTGGAACGCCGCCGGGATCTTCGAGGCCTTCGCCTCGGGCAACGACGGCGATGGCGTGACCTGCTCCACCGGCCACGCGCCCGGTTCGCAGGCAGACTCCTACGGCGTCGGCGCGTACGACGTCAACGGGAAGATCGCTTCCTTCTCCGGCTTCGGCCCCTCGGTCTTCGACGGTTCGATGAAGCCGAACATCTCCGCGCCGGGCGTCGACGTCCGCTCCACGTGGATCGGCGGCAAGTACAACACCATCTCGGGCACGTCCATGGCCACCCCGCACGTCGCGGGCGCCGTCGCCCTGCTCTGGGCAGCGGCCCCGTCCCTGATCGGGCAGATCG
The sequence above is drawn from the Streptomyces sp. NBC_01465 genome and encodes:
- a CDS encoding S8 family serine peptidase — translated: MYQSSSPRRRGVAWAASAFTALAVLGSAPSAVAAGGDGSAPAATAKVDSALRDAVAKGKESTFFVVLKQQADLSAARGKRAHKDKAKTAFSSLRTEANSSQKSLASFLDKKKVGHESFWIVNAVKVTGDQKLVDELAKRSDVESIVKEQTHQLDRTEAVPSPGTKVDADSGATTVTPEWGVKDIKADQVWDQYEDRGEGIVIASVDSGVQYDHPALVGNYRGNLGDGTFSHDYNFADFTGECTTAAPCDKNGHGTHTMGTMVGSGGVGIAPGAKWMAAKACDSAGHCDDSELLAAGQWILAPTDHDGQNPRPDLAPDIVNNSWGGGDTSFYQDIVQAWNAAGIFEAFASGNDGDGVTCSTGHAPGSQADSYGVGAYDVNGKIASFSGFGPSVFDGSMKPNISAPGVDVRSTWIGGKYNTISGTSMATPHVAGAVALLWAAAPSLIGQIDETRAILNEGSTDVDDTHCGGTAAMNNVWGSGKLNILASVDAAPHTAGTLSGTATDQATGKAAVVTLTARNADVQRSVTTDTTGAYQLHLSAGTYTVTTSGYGFASRTDTVTITAGQTEALDPALTAVAHHTVSGTVLDVTGKPLKGATVKFTDAPLDAVTTGADGTYTFPSVAEGSFHLSATPAAPVLCNGNWSGALTVDGNESVTASLPPRTDAAGTYSCAPGAYSWINGQTKVTLSGDENAKAVALPFPVKYYGVSYTSANITTNGLVNFLSPRLGDYANTALPAAAQPNGVVAAFWDDLTIDKKSTVQTTTTGATGNRRFAIVWNNAALVSDTSVRLTFEAVFDEATGAITLQYKGIGTTSALQKGSSATIGIENQAGTDALQYSFNQSVLKDASAIRFSPKAA